In one Podarcis muralis chromosome 7, rPodMur119.hap1.1, whole genome shotgun sequence genomic region, the following are encoded:
- the LOC114603508 gene encoding immunoglobulin kappa light chain-like — MKLKQVYLLLGISFLLCTSSLPTAFGVHYSVVQYPSEVTAIVGDNVTLKCAFSIQTGKPTSAKGGMSWLKGPRTAESVVVPGPRFSLSYPDTFLSPGEGLLVITNVSLEDAGSYTCQVMVLGEEEMCGNGVKLHVYARPTQPVVFLQLQTEPESKWTLVCRTGGFYPAPVRLTWYHSGLQLNSSQQDCTDPTGFSQASSFLRLPDPDQRASYTCSVEHPSVSEPISVQYSYEPQSRFSSPPLVIEVLNLLKIGVIFGITITLLAPGT; from the exons ATGAAGCTGAAACAGGTTTATCTCCTGCTGGGAATTTCCTTCCTGCTCTGCACTTCAAGCCTTCCCACAG CCTTTGGCGTCCATTACTCGGTGGTCCAGTATCCATCAGAGGTCACTGCCATCGTGGGAGACAATGTCACCCTGAAATGTGCCTTCTCCATCCAGACTGGGAAGCCCACTTCAGCCAAGGGGGGCATGTCCTGGTTGAAAGGCCCAAGGACGGCAGAATCTGTGGTGGTCCcaggaccccgcttcagcctgtCTTATCCAGACACCTTCCTCAGCCCAGGAGAGGGACTGCTGGTCATCACCAATGTCTCCTTGGAGGATGCTGGGAGCTACACTTGCCAAGTGATGGTGTTGGGTGAAGAGGAAATGTGTGGCAATGGGGTCAAGCTCCATGTTTATG CTCGCCCCACCCAGCCGGTCGTTTTCCTGCAACTCCAGACTGAGCCTGAATCCAAATGGACCCTCGTTTGCAGAACGGGAGGCTTCTACCCTGCTCCGGTGCGGCTCACGTGGTATCATTCTGGACTCCAGCTGAATTCCTCCCAGCAGGATTGTACAGATCCCACCGGCTTCTCCCAGGCTTCTAGCTTCTTACGTTTGCCTGATCCTGACCAGAGGGCGAGCTACACTTGCAGCGTGGAGCACCCATCGGTGTCCGAGCCGATAAGCGTTCAGTACTCTTATG AACCACAGAGCcggttctcttcccctcccttggTGATTGAAGTTCTGAACCTGCTGAAGATTGGGGTAATCTTTGGCATCACCATCACCCTTCTTGCACCAGGTACGTGA